A region from the Candidatus Magasanikbacteria bacterium genome encodes:
- the dnaA gene encoding chromosomal replication initiator protein DnaA: protein MTNHEIWQAILAEFELKISKANFITWFGDTGISNYEAGQIEVCVPNQFTKSWLEKKYHSELVRLLEKVTQKPIRRVTYTVNNIKKIQKEPIATEALKRNVAPKHQSLPKTKPQTFNVPPAQKKFTPSMLPISGHSFSLNSKYSFESFIIGKNNELAHAAANAVANRPGEAYNPLFIYGGVGLGKTHLLQAIAHSMLATNPNMNFLYVTSEKFTNDFVSAVQQRRITNFKEKYRNVDLLLIDDIQFIGGKEQTQEEFFHTFNELHQNRRQVVLTSDRPPKEIASLADRLKSRFEWGMIADISAPDLETRVAILQSKCLEKNYSLTDEVVQMVAESVQSNIRELEGALNKIIAFHELKNIFPTIDSVNSIISTFKKVNVKTNLTPRRLIDAVTEFYNISPTDILNKSRARHISFPRQIIMYLMRIELSMSYPAIGNEMGGRDHTTAMHAYKKIYKKVDMDEKLQQEIELIKQRLYTIT from the coding sequence ATGACAAATCACGAAATTTGGCAAGCCATACTAGCAGAATTTGAGCTCAAAATCTCAAAGGCTAATTTTATTACATGGTTTGGTGATACTGGAATTTCAAACTATGAAGCTGGTCAGATAGAAGTCTGCGTTCCAAATCAATTTACAAAAAGCTGGTTAGAAAAAAAATATCATTCTGAGCTTGTCAGACTTTTAGAAAAAGTAACTCAAAAACCTATTAGACGCGTTACTTACACAGTTAATAATATAAAAAAAATACAAAAAGAACCTATAGCAACAGAAGCTTTAAAGCGAAATGTTGCACCAAAACATCAAAGCCTGCCCAAAACTAAACCACAAACTTTCAATGTTCCGCCAGCACAAAAAAAGTTTACACCTAGTATGTTGCCAATAAGTGGGCACAGTTTTAGCTTAAACTCTAAATACTCTTTTGAATCTTTTATAATAGGAAAAAATAATGAACTTGCTCATGCCGCTGCAAACGCTGTGGCAAATCGTCCTGGTGAAGCATACAATCCTTTGTTTATTTATGGTGGAGTTGGATTAGGAAAAACCCACCTCCTTCAAGCAATAGCACACTCCATGCTTGCGACAAATCCAAATATGAATTTTTTATATGTAACATCTGAAAAATTTACAAATGATTTTGTCTCGGCTGTACAACAAAGGAGAATTACGAATTTTAAAGAAAAATATAGAAATGTAGACCTACTTTTAATAGACGACATTCAATTTATAGGCGGTAAAGAGCAAACTCAAGAAGAGTTTTTCCATACTTTTAACGAACTCCACCAAAACAGAAGGCAAGTAGTCCTCACAAGTGATAGACCACCAAAAGAAATTGCGTCTTTAGCAGACAGACTCAAAAGCCGTTTTGAATGGGGAATGATAGCAGATATTTCAGCCCCAGACTTAGAGACAAGAGTGGCTATTTTACAATCAAAATGTCTAGAAAAAAATTATTCACTAACAGACGAGGTGGTACAAATGGTAGCAGAGTCTGTACAAAGCAATATCCGTGAACTAGAAGGTGCATTAAACAAAATTATTGCATTTCACGAGTTAAAAAATATTTTTCCGACAATTGATAGTGTTAATTCAATTATATCCACATTTAAAAAAGTTAATGTAAAAACAAATCTTACACCAAGAAGACTTATTGACGCCGTTACTGAATTTTATAATATAAGCCCAACCGACATATTAAATAAAAGTAGAGCGAGACACATATCTTTCCCAAGACAAATAATAATGTATTTAATGCGAATTGAGTTGAGTATGTCCTATCCTGCAATAGGAAACGAGATGGGAGGAAGAGATCACACAACAGCAATGCATGCATACAAAAAAATTTACAAAAAAGTAGATATGGATGAAAAACTACAACAAGAAATAGAATTAATTAAACAAAGATTATATACTATAACTTAA
- the rpmH gene encoding 50S ribosomal protein L34: protein MPKRTYQPKKRKRARAHGFMKRMKTKAGRNLLKRRRDKKRDKLSVSDEKKGKRLRKTR from the coding sequence ATGCCGAAAAGAACCTATCAACCCAAAAAAAGAAAAAGAGCGAGAGCACATGGTTTCATGAAAAGAATGAAAACAAAAGCAGGTAGAAATCTTTTGAAAAGAAGAAGAGATAAAAAAAGAGATAAATTATCTGTAAGTGATGAAAAAAAAGGTAAACGCCTTAGAAAAACTCGTTAA
- the rnpA gene encoding ribonuclease P protein component produces MLQKENRLKKMKDFEILFKEGRYFNLEFLTLKVWKIDPEKYPRKKYSKDDLKIAFTVGLKVNKSAVKRNRVRRKMREVVRLLIKSEKIKKGFMAVLIAKPETLEKDYAEIEKVINKLLFKAHLIK; encoded by the coding sequence ATGCTTCAAAAAGAAAATAGATTAAAGAAGATGAAAGATTTTGAAATACTTTTTAAAGAAGGTAGATATTTTAATTTAGAATTTTTGACATTAAAAGTTTGGAAAATTGATCCAGAAAAATATCCCAGAAAAAAATATTCAAAAGACGATTTAAAAATTGCTTTTACTGTTGGCTTGAAAGTAAACAAAAGTGCAGTAAAAAGAAACAGAGTAAGAAGAAAAATGCGCGAAGTTGTAAGGCTACTTATAAAATCAGAAAAAATAAAAAAAGGTTTTATGGCGGTTTTAATTGCAAAGCCAGAAACTTTGGAAAAAGATTATGCTGAAATTGAAAAAGTAATAAATAAACTTTTGTTTAAAGCACATTTAATAAAATAG
- a CDS encoding DUF167 domain-containing protein, producing the protein MKKFIKIKVIPKSSENKIEKLEDGSFKIKLTSPPINGKANEALIKLINKEWKIPKSKILIKKGKSGKNKLIEILK; encoded by the coding sequence ATGAAAAAATTTATAAAAATAAAAGTAATTCCAAAATCTTCGGAAAATAAAATAGAAAAGTTGGAAGATGGAAGTTTCAAAATAAAGCTGACTTCCCCGCCCATTAATGGAAAAGCAAATGAAGCTTTGATAAAACTAATAAACAAAGAGTGGAAAATTCCAAAATCCAAAATTTTGATTAAAAAAGGTAAAAGCGGAAAAAATAAACTAATTGAAATTCTAAAATAA